A genomic stretch from Bradyrhizobium quebecense includes:
- a CDS encoding ABC transporter ATP-binding protein, giving the protein MTNVVLDINNLVVGLGRKADAHRIIDDLSLQVREGETLCLVGESGSGKSVTSLTTMGLLQKGTLVPSGGSVKLVGEELLTATDRRLRQLRATRMAMIFQEPMTALNPVVPVGRQIDEVLRAHTDLDSRARRQKILAMMEHVRLPDVERIFSSYPHRLSGGQRQRIMIAMALVLEPKLLIADEPTTALDVTTQKQILTLIRDLQRDHGTAVLFITHDMGVVAEIADRVAVMRHGRLVETGQLQDVLRNPTMEYTRNLLSAVPSLVPRAPRPETNEPVVLEANELSKVYRERSLYGKAREVAAASNVTLTLRKGRTLGIVGESGSGKSTVARCIVRLIDPTSGGVRLVGREISDLSRRLLQPHRQKIQIIFQDPYRSLNPRVTVGESIAEGPVNYGMPRKDALARARELLELVHLPPDAISRYPHQFSGGQRQRIAIARALALDPDVLVADEAVSALDVSVQAQVLNLLDEIQRRLGIALLFITHDLRVAAQICDDVAVMQRGRVVEQGPAAEVLTNPQQAYTRALLEAAPGRGWDFANFRPVSEGLVATA; this is encoded by the coding sequence ATGACCAACGTCGTCCTCGACATCAACAATCTCGTCGTCGGTCTCGGCCGCAAGGCTGACGCCCACCGCATCATCGACGACCTGTCGCTGCAGGTGCGTGAGGGCGAGACGCTCTGCCTTGTCGGCGAAAGCGGCTCGGGCAAGTCGGTGACCTCTTTGACCACGATGGGCCTGCTGCAGAAGGGCACGCTGGTGCCGTCCGGCGGCAGCGTCAAGCTGGTCGGCGAGGAACTGCTCACCGCGACCGACCGGCGGCTGCGCCAGCTGCGCGCGACGCGGATGGCGATGATCTTTCAGGAGCCGATGACCGCGCTCAATCCGGTGGTGCCGGTCGGCCGCCAGATCGACGAGGTGCTGCGCGCCCATACCGATCTCGACTCCCGCGCGCGGCGTCAGAAGATCCTGGCGATGATGGAGCATGTGCGGCTGCCCGATGTGGAGCGCATCTTCTCGTCCTACCCGCACCGCCTGTCGGGCGGACAGCGCCAGCGCATCATGATCGCGATGGCGCTCGTGCTGGAACCGAAGCTCCTGATCGCGGACGAGCCGACCACCGCGCTCGACGTCACCACCCAGAAGCAGATCCTCACGTTGATCCGCGACCTGCAACGCGACCACGGCACAGCCGTCCTGTTCATCACCCACGACATGGGCGTGGTGGCCGAGATCGCCGACCGCGTCGCGGTGATGCGGCACGGCCGGCTGGTCGAGACCGGCCAGCTGCAAGATGTGCTGCGCAACCCGACGATGGAATACACCCGCAACCTGCTGTCCGCGGTGCCGAGCCTCGTGCCGCGCGCGCCACGCCCGGAGACGAACGAGCCGGTGGTGCTGGAAGCCAACGAGCTCAGCAAGGTCTACCGGGAGCGGTCGCTGTACGGCAAAGCCCGGGAGGTCGCCGCCGCCAGCAACGTCACGCTCACTCTGCGCAAGGGCCGCACACTCGGTATCGTCGGCGAAAGCGGCTCCGGCAAATCGACGGTGGCGCGCTGCATCGTCCGCCTGATCGATCCGACCTCGGGCGGGGTGCGCCTCGTCGGCCGCGAGATCTCCGACCTGTCGCGCCGGCTGTTGCAGCCGCATCGCCAGAAGATCCAGATCATCTTCCAGGACCCCTACCGCTCGCTCAATCCACGCGTCACCGTCGGCGAGAGCATCGCGGAAGGCCCAGTCAATTACGGCATGCCGCGCAAGGATGCGCTGGCGCGGGCCCGCGAGCTGCTCGAGCTCGTCCATCTGCCGCCCGACGCGATCTCGCGCTATCCGCACCAGTTCTCCGGCGGCCAGCGCCAGCGCATCGCGATCGCGCGCGCGCTGGCACTCGATCCTGACGTGCTGGTGGCAGATGAGGCCGTGTCCGCGCTCGACGTCTCGGTGCAGGCGCAGGTTCTGAATCTGCTTGACGAAATCCAGCGACGGCTCGGCATCGCGCTGTTGTTCATCACGCATGATTTGCGCGTCGCTGCACAGATCTGCGACGACGTCGCCGTGATGCAACGTGGCCGCGTCGTGGAACAGGGACCGGCGGCGGAGGTGCTGACCAATCCGCAGCAGGCCTACACCCGTGCGCTGCTCGAGGCTGCGCCCGGGCGTGGCTGGGATTTTGCAAATTTCCGCCCCGTTTCGGAAGGCCTCGTGGCAACGGCCTAG